The following coding sequences are from one Mycoplasma mycoides subsp. capri window:
- the ftsH gene encoding ATP-dependent zinc metalloprotease FtsH, whose amino-acid sequence MNKKKKKSTFWFWIILIVGFIILLSVISITSRGTTQNLTIEQLNNLFDQGKPFNNVVLQRNNIQGIDIITGWYNNGSGWTKFTVNTNPNAINGFSDAFKNFVWRSNTTRYTESSWFSLLSSLLPMLILILFYIGLFYFMAKGGAAGAGANGLFGMGKNKARREKSNVKFSDVAGIEEEKSELVELVDYLKQPAKYASAGARAPKGVLMEGPPGTGKTLLAKAVAGEANVSFFSIAGSEFEEMFVGVGASRVREMFNEAKKAAPAIIFIDEIDAVGRKRNSAIGTGTNEQTLNQLLVELDGFETNSGIIVMAATNRVDVLDPALLRPGRFDRVIQVSLPDIKEREQILKLHARNKKIDPSIDWHRIAERTPGFSGAQLENVLNEAAILMVREGKTVIGINEIDEAIDRVVGGPAKKSRAMTMHDKEIVSYHESGHALIGLKLESASKVQKVTIIPRGNAGGYTIMTPKDETLFSSKTDLYAMIAGYLGGRAAEEIKFGKDNVTTGAHDDFDKATAIARRMVMQFGMSELGITKFLTMADEAYGKTEGSYSEKTAAKIDAEVERILEESYKLAIKVISENMETLELLAESLRVLETITAEQIDYINKNKKLPEAVIHEKEKYKQEQEKINSGKIIDLDINDVKEEDKEK is encoded by the coding sequence ATGAACAAAAAGAAGAAAAAATCTACGTTTTGGTTTTGAATAATTCTAATAGTAGGTTTTATAATTTTACTATCAGTTATTAGTATAACTTCTAGAGGAACTACTCAAAATTTAACTATTGAACAATTAAATAATTTATTTGATCAAGGTAAACCATTTAATAATGTTGTTTTGCAGCGTAATAATATCCAAGGTATAGATATAATCACTGGATGATATAACAATGGAAGTGGTTGAACTAAATTTACTGTTAATACAAATCCAAATGCTATTAATGGTTTTAGTGATGCTTTTAAAAATTTTGTATGACGTTCTAATACTACTCGTTATACTGAGTCATCTTGGTTCTCATTACTTTCATCATTATTACCAATGCTAATTTTAATTTTATTCTACATTGGTTTATTTTACTTTATGGCTAAAGGTGGAGCAGCTGGTGCTGGTGCTAATGGTTTATTTGGTATGGGTAAAAATAAAGCACGTAGAGAAAAATCTAATGTTAAATTTAGTGATGTTGCTGGTATTGAAGAAGAAAAATCAGAATTAGTAGAACTAGTTGACTATTTAAAACAACCTGCTAAATATGCATCAGCTGGTGCTAGAGCTCCAAAAGGAGTTTTAATGGAAGGACCTCCTGGAACAGGTAAAACTTTACTAGCAAAAGCTGTAGCAGGTGAAGCCAATGTTTCTTTCTTTTCTATAGCTGGTTCAGAATTTGAAGAAATGTTTGTTGGGGTTGGTGCAAGTAGAGTTAGAGAAATGTTTAATGAAGCTAAAAAGGCTGCTCCTGCAATTATTTTTATTGATGAAATTGATGCTGTTGGTAGAAAACGTAATTCAGCAATTGGTACAGGAACAAATGAACAAACTCTAAACCAATTATTAGTTGAATTAGATGGATTTGAAACTAATTCAGGAATTATTGTAATGGCTGCAACTAACCGTGTTGATGTATTAGATCCTGCTTTATTAAGACCTGGTCGTTTTGATAGAGTTATTCAAGTTTCTCTACCAGATATTAAAGAACGTGAACAAATTTTAAAACTTCACGCAAGAAATAAAAAAATTGATCCATCAATTGATTGACATAGAATTGCTGAAAGAACTCCAGGATTTTCAGGTGCACAACTTGAAAATGTTTTAAACGAAGCTGCTATATTAATGGTTAGAGAAGGTAAAACTGTAATTGGTATAAATGAAATTGATGAAGCTATTGATAGAGTAGTTGGTGGACCTGCTAAAAAATCACGTGCTATGACAATGCATGATAAAGAGATTGTTTCTTATCATGAATCTGGTCATGCTTTAATTGGATTAAAACTAGAAAGTGCTTCAAAAGTACAAAAAGTTACAATTATTCCACGTGGTAATGCTGGTGGTTATACTATAATGACTCCAAAAGATGAAACACTATTTTCATCAAAAACTGATCTATATGCTATGATCGCTGGATATCTAGGTGGTAGAGCTGCTGAAGAAATTAAATTTGGTAAAGATAATGTAACTACTGGAGCTCATGATGACTTTGATAAAGCTACTGCTATTGCTAGAAGAATGGTAATGCAATTTGGTATGTCAGAATTAGGTATTACTAAATTCTTAACTATGGCTGATGAAGCTTATGGAAAAACTGAAGGTAGTTATTCAGAAAAAACAGCTGCTAAAATTGATGCTGAAGTTGAAAGAATTCTAGAAGAATCATATAAATTAGCTATTAAAGTAATTAGTGAAAATATGGAAACTTTAGAATTATTAGCCGAATCATTAAGAGTATTAGAAACTATTACAGCTGAACAAATTGATTACATCAACAAAAACAAAAAACTTCCAGAAGCTGTAATTCATGAAAAAGAAAAATACAAACAAGAACAAGAAAAAATAAATTCTGGAAAAATTATTGATTTAGATATCAATGATGTTAAAGAAGAAGATAAAGAAAAATAA
- a CDS encoding DUF3800 domain-containing protein, which translates to MTYYLNFYLDESGNAISDFFVVGGFYLNDSDYSNIQIHESKIKSNILKTEKSIREYRNTVETDLKPYDSKKEVKWNSLSLSNKKALSSKIRFNNQTNIAMVSSLKNWDSKYGKEIKIEAIYNMMVKNLIERTIKSLSSQKVINNKDILNIKVYIDQRKTMIKTKNKQQKLEALEGYIKTEFYWNLHFKDIQIKVVQFESNSHPLIRYADYFVGSIASMCHFLNHSNKSWYQQADVVFEQIHKKVPCICSQTIINQSSVVKKLINLCNQNNQIRESKTNNAF; encoded by the coding sequence ATGACTTATTATTTAAATTTTTATTTAGATGAAAGTGGTAATGCTATTTCTGATTTTTTTGTTGTTGGTGGATTTTATTTAAATGATTCTGATTATTCAAATATTCAAATTCATGAATCTAAAATTAAATCTAATATTTTAAAAACTGAAAAATCAATTAGAGAATATAGAAACACTGTTGAAACTGATTTAAAACCTTATGATAGCAAAAAAGAAGTTAAGTGAAACAGTTTATCTTTAAGTAATAAAAAGGCCTTATCATCAAAAATTAGATTCAACAACCAAACTAATATTGCTATGGTTAGTAGTTTAAAAAACTGAGATTCAAAGTATGGTAAAGAAATCAAAATAGAAGCAATTTATAATATGATGGTAAAAAATTTAATAGAAAGAACTATTAAATCTTTATCAAGTCAAAAAGTAATTAATAATAAAGATATTTTAAATATAAAAGTTTATATTGATCAAAGGAAAACAATGATCAAAACTAAAAATAAACAACAAAAATTAGAAGCTTTAGAAGGATATATAAAAACAGAATTTTATTGAAACTTACACTTTAAAGATATTCAAATAAAAGTTGTTCAGTTTGAATCAAATTCTCATCCTTTAATTAGATATGCTGATTATTTTGTTGGAAGTATTGCTAGTATGTGTCATTTTTTAAATCATTCAAATAAATCTTGATACCAACAAGCAGATGTTGTTTTTGAACAAATACATAAAAAAGTACCTTGTATTTGTAGTCAAACTATTATTAATCAATCAAGTGTTGTTAAAAAATTGATTAATTTATGTAATCAAAATAATCAAATCAGAGAATCAAAAACTAATAATGCTTTTTAA
- the tilS gene encoding tRNA lysidine(34) synthetase TilS, protein MSLFNINKSKKYLIAVSGGPDSVFLLCNVVKIVDPNNLVVCHVNYNFRSDSNNDQMIVTNLCKQFNLKLEILNINKDYSLLKQNFESWARVQRYDFFNVIASKYQIYNLLVAHNLNDLIETYLLQLQRNNLVDYYGLKPVSHYKDLVVYRPLLDIKKSEILNYLNTNKISYAIDSTNSNTKYQRNKIRATLNENNFTKILDQINKSNNNLNSTKKIVDNYLKNNIINNELNLTKELFLLDQTYIQRIIYTYFKLINKENLLLNRSNKTISEIVKRLINSNKNYWKINLNDHSLIKDYNKLFVIKNSLLEPKTIIINDLNDLINQTSFKNIKEIEQIILRDKNFSYVITNSYEMYKSITTIANKKTNRYFIDRKISYKTRLLSPVVYNVKDKVILNKIKKHY, encoded by the coding sequence ATGAGCTTGTTTAATATTAATAAATCTAAAAAATACCTAATAGCAGTATCAGGTGGACCTGATAGTGTTTTTTTATTGTGTAATGTTGTTAAAATAGTTGATCCAAATAATTTAGTAGTTTGTCATGTTAATTATAACTTTAGATCAGATTCAAACAATGATCAAATGATTGTTACTAATTTATGTAAACAATTTAATTTAAAACTAGAAATATTAAATATAAATAAAGATTATAGTTTATTAAAACAAAATTTTGAATCTTGAGCTAGAGTACAACGTTATGATTTTTTTAATGTGATTGCATCTAAATATCAAATTTATAATCTGTTAGTTGCTCATAATTTAAATGATTTAATTGAAACTTATTTATTACAATTACAAAGAAATAATTTAGTTGATTATTATGGGTTAAAACCTGTTAGTCATTATAAAGATCTTGTAGTCTATAGACCTTTATTAGATATTAAAAAATCTGAAATTCTTAACTATTTAAACACTAATAAAATTAGTTATGCAATTGATTCAACTAATAGTAATACTAAATATCAAAGAAATAAAATTAGAGCAACTTTAAATGAAAATAACTTTACTAAAATCTTAGATCAAATTAATAAATCAAATAATAATTTAAACAGCACAAAAAAAATAGTTGATAACTATTTAAAAAATAATATTATTAATAACGAACTTAATTTAACAAAAGAACTTTTTTTATTAGATCAAACTTATATTCAAAGAATAATTTATACATACTTTAAATTAATTAATAAAGAAAATCTATTATTAAATAGAAGTAATAAAACTATTAGTGAAATAGTAAAAAGACTAATTAATTCAAATAAAAATTATTGAAAAATTAACTTAAATGATCATAGTTTAATTAAAGATTATAATAAGTTATTTGTTATTAAAAATAGTTTATTAGAACCAAAAACTATTATTATTAACGATTTAAATGATTTAATTAATCAAACAAGTTTTAAAAATATTAAAGAAATTGAACAAATCATTTTAAGAGATAAAAATTTTAGTTATGTAATTACAAATAGCTATGAAATGTATAAATCAATAACAACAATTGCAAATAAAAAAACTAACCGTTATTTTATAGATAGAAAAATAAGTTATAAAACTAGGTTGTTATCACCTGTTGTATATAATGTTAAAGATAAAGTTATTTTAAATAAAATTAAAAAGCATTATTAG
- a CDS encoding MurR/RpiR family transcriptional regulator, with product MDVTKLILKLDQLSKEHSSASGITSRIILDNIELITNSTISKVAQITYTSPATITRFCQRHLDISGFSELQTLLRVYLNQQEEQNRLLLQNKDKKISKFEEISKAINATDALIETNQVDKLVKAIYNTKTVALISYDNSVNHAVTELAEKMNLIGIPPVIINQQDLLDYYTKISDSSWVFIVISHFAENITTYQSIVQLKKNGSRIGLISMNKPNKYSSVCDYWIKYAVTDADPLQKIKHSANFSLLYVVQVLFNRILTKDHDRFEKIIKTLKIE from the coding sequence ATGGATGTTACAAAATTAATTTTAAAACTTGATCAATTATCAAAAGAGCACTCTAGTGCATCTGGAATTACTAGTAGAATCATTTTAGATAACATTGAATTAATTACTAATTCAACTATTTCAAAAGTAGCTCAAATCACTTATACTTCTCCAGCTACTATTACTAGATTTTGTCAAAGACATTTAGATATTTCAGGGTTTAGTGAACTTCAAACTTTATTAAGAGTTTATTTAAATCAACAAGAAGAACAAAATAGACTTTTACTTCAAAACAAAGATAAAAAAATTTCTAAATTTGAAGAAATTAGTAAAGCTATTAATGCAACTGATGCTTTAATTGAAACAAACCAAGTTGACAAGCTAGTTAAAGCAATTTATAACACTAAAACTGTTGCTTTAATTTCTTATGATAATAGTGTAAATCATGCTGTTACTGAGCTTGCTGAAAAGATGAATCTAATTGGTATTCCACCAGTAATCATTAATCAACAAGATTTATTAGATTACTATACTAAAATTTCTGATTCATCTTGAGTATTTATTGTTATTTCTCACTTTGCAGAAAACATTACTACTTATCAATCAATTGTTCAATTAAAGAAAAATGGTTCTAGAATTGGATTAATTTCAATGAATAAACCAAACAAATATTCTAGTGTTTGTGATTATTGAATTAAATACGCAGTTACTGATGCTGACCCATTACAAAAAATTAAGCATTCTGCAAACTTTTCTTTACTATATGTTGTTCAGGTTCTATTTAATAGAATCTTAACTAAAGATCACGACCGTTTTGAAAAAATAATTAAAACTTTAAAAATTGAATAA
- a CDS encoding tRNA1(Val) (adenine(37)-N6)-methyltransferase, with product MKVLNDLLGYKNRKLYQDNKMFNFTLDSVLVARFCNLNSKKKKICDFGTNNAVIPLILSKYTKAKIIGVEIQHKAVEIAKQNIKLNGLEDQIEIVHADIKEFSKLHNQEFDLVVCNPPFFKMDGNPKLKEISLEVANARHELLITLEDIIKSASRCLKNKGNFTIVHRSERLSEIINLFYKYNIYPKRLRLIQSKKIDNAKMILLDGIYQGNEGMELLPTLITHNDDETYTDELLKYFHD from the coding sequence ATGAAAGTTTTAAATGATTTATTAGGATATAAAAATAGAAAATTATATCAAGATAATAAGATGTTTAATTTTACTTTAGATAGTGTATTAGTAGCTAGATTTTGTAATTTAAATAGTAAGAAAAAAAAGATTTGTGATTTTGGGACTAATAATGCTGTTATTCCTTTGATTTTATCTAAATACACAAAAGCAAAAATCATTGGAGTTGAAATTCAACATAAAGCAGTTGAAATAGCAAAACAAAATATTAAGTTAAATGGCTTAGAAGATCAAATTGAAATTGTACATGCTGATATTAAAGAGTTTAGTAAATTACATAATCAAGAATTTGATTTAGTTGTATGTAATCCTCCTTTTTTTAAAATGGATGGTAATCCTAAACTAAAAGAAATTTCTTTAGAAGTTGCTAATGCTAGACATGAATTATTAATTACTTTAGAAGATATTATTAAAAGTGCTTCTAGATGTTTAAAAAATAAAGGTAATTTTACTATAGTTCATAGAAGTGAAAGACTAAGTGAAATTATTAATTTATTTTATAAATATAATATTTATCCAAAAAGATTAAGATTAATTCAATCTAAAAAAATAGATAATGCAAAAATGATTTTATTAGATGGAATATATCAAGGAAATGAAGGAATGGAATTATTACCAACTTTAATTACACATAATGATGATGAAACTTATACTGATGAATTGTTAAAATACTTTCACGACTAG
- a CDS encoding DNA polymerase III subunit delta — MKKEQVISRLKKLIDNNNLFSNIILNCKDEQTSWDVIYQIIYYAFNKNVSDLDFNKLKDQIQNNTHVDILTIGNNINITNQEVLDLINKMSLSATATQNIKFFIIKNAQNLKQSAANSLLKFLEEPPINTYGILLTNNYSEIINTIWSRCQLINIDNETKIDNKLNKFEELLISKNKDEILLFNKEIKAMNKNELIKMIDDAYNRTIIYQFTNLISCTLELLDDLKFLPLTNIAIDNYLIRIVEQI, encoded by the coding sequence ATGAAAAAAGAACAAGTAATTAGCAGATTAAAAAAACTAATTGACAATAATAACTTATTTTCAAACATTATTTTAAATTGTAAAGATGAACAAACTAGTTGAGATGTTATTTATCAAATTATTTATTATGCTTTTAATAAGAATGTAAGTGATCTTGATTTTAATAAATTAAAAGATCAAATACAAAATAACACACATGTTGATATACTAACTATTGGAAATAATATTAATATAACAAATCAAGAGGTATTAGATCTAATTAATAAAATGTCTTTATCAGCAACTGCAACACAAAATATTAAGTTTTTTATAATTAAAAACGCTCAAAATCTTAAACAAAGTGCTGCTAATTCTTTATTAAAATTTTTAGAAGAACCACCTATTAATACTTATGGAATTTTACTAACTAATAATTATAGTGAAATTATTAATACTATTTGATCACGTTGTCAGTTAATTAATATAGACAATGAAACTAAAATAGATAATAAGCTTAATAAATTTGAAGAATTATTAATATCTAAAAATAAAGATGAGATTTTATTATTTAATAAAGAAATAAAAGCTATGAATAAAAATGAACTAATTAAAATGATTGATGATGCATATAATAGAACTATTATTTATCAATTTACTAATTTAATTAGTTGTACTTTAGAATTATTAGATGATCTAAAATTTTTACCACTTACAAATATAGCTATAGATAATTATTTAATTAGAATTGTAGAACAAATTTAA
- the tmk gene encoding dTMP kinase, translated as MFITFEGMDGSGKTTALLKVKEELERLNYQVLITREPGGEAIAEQIRQIILDNKNKDMDAWTEALLFIASRNQHLQKVIKPALEKNIIVISDRFIDSTSAYQGSARNIGVDVVSEVQQIVLKNCLPDLTLFFDVSFSEAEKRMQIRGENSKNRLDKEKSDFKQKVYQGYLELVKNNPKRIKVIDANQDIDQVYNQAIKIILEKLKENEKRTSN; from the coding sequence ATGTTTATTACATTTGAAGGAATGGATGGTAGTGGAAAAACTACTGCTTTATTAAAAGTAAAAGAAGAACTAGAAAGATTAAATTATCAAGTTTTAATTACAAGAGAACCTGGTGGAGAAGCTATTGCTGAACAAATTAGACAAATTATTTTAGATAATAAAAATAAAGATATGGATGCTTGAACTGAGGCTTTATTATTTATAGCTTCAAGAAATCAACATCTACAAAAAGTAATAAAGCCAGCTTTAGAAAAAAATATTATTGTTATTTCAGATCGCTTTATTGATTCAACTAGTGCTTATCAAGGAAGTGCTAGAAATATTGGTGTTGATGTAGTTAGTGAAGTTCAACAAATTGTTTTAAAAAATTGTTTACCTGATCTAACATTATTTTTTGATGTTTCTTTTAGTGAAGCTGAAAAAAGAATGCAAATAAGAGGAGAAAATTCAAAAAATAGACTAGATAAAGAAAAAAGTGATTTTAAACAAAAAGTATATCAAGGTTATTTAGAACTAGTTAAAAATAATCCCAAACGTATTAAAGTAATTGATGCTAATCAAGATATTGATCAAGTTTATAATCAAGCTATAAAAATAATTTTAGAAAAGCTTAAAGAAAATGAAAAAAGAACAAGTAATTAG
- the recR gene encoding recombination mediator RecR translates to MLETTFDEIIESIRTNQGLTKKTSERLLVDLLINKDKLDQFIDQLNKAKQLISTCKICGYLSENDKCLVCSLENRNQNIICIVSTILDAKNIENTNKYKGVYHILNGEINLNKNITFDKLNISSIFKRINDNTEIILALNSTFEGELTANYLYKLLSTKNIKITRLAKGIPMGASLDYMDEFTLQSAFLNRKKYGE, encoded by the coding sequence ATGTTAGAAACTACATTTGATGAAATTATTGAATCAATTAGAACAAATCAAGGTTTAACTAAAAAAACATCAGAAAGATTATTAGTTGATTTATTAATAAATAAAGATAAACTAGATCAATTTATTGATCAATTAAATAAAGCAAAACAATTAATTTCAACTTGCAAAATATGTGGGTATTTAAGTGAAAATGATAAATGTTTAGTATGCAGTTTAGAGAATAGAAATCAAAATATAATTTGTATAGTTTCAACAATTTTAGATGCAAAAAACATTGAAAATACTAATAAATACAAAGGGGTTTATCATATTTTAAATGGTGAAATTAATCTAAATAAAAACATTACATTTGATAAATTAAACATTAGTTCTATTTTTAAAAGAATTAATGATAATACTGAAATTATTTTAGCTTTAAATTCTACTTTTGAAGGTGAGTTAACTGCTAATTATTTATACAAATTACTAAGTACTAAAAACATTAAAATTACAAGATTAGCTAAAGGAATACCAATGGGAGCTAGTTTAGATTATATGGATGAATTCACTTTACAAAGTGCATTTCTTAATAGAAAAAAATATGGAGAATAA